The Leucobacter viscericola sequence CCGCGGCGAGCGCCGCCCAAGGTTTTTGTGTGATCCCGAACCTGCCAGCTGTACCAGCATCGCGTCTGCGAGCCGTCACCAGCTTTTGTTTTACCGTGTTGCTCATATTTCCTCTGTCAGTCGTTTCCCACTGGCCCGCACCAAACGCGCCCCTATTTGCATGAGGAGATCTCAAAGAACCAGACCCAACCGCTGAAACTCAGGAGAACGGTTGAAGACCTCCATACACCCCACTAGGAGTCAAACCGCGCAATAAATTGCATGCGGAAGGAGATTTTTTCCGAGAGTTCCCTGAACGTTTCAAACAAGTGCCACGACAACACAATGCCCCCAACATCAAATTGAAGCACTACGTACCCCTCGCATGACGCCAAAAGGGGCAAGTACGTAATTTCTGCGGTGAAACTACGTAATTGAATGCGTTTCGGAAGTGAACATTCGGCCAGGTTAGTGACGAGAGGCAAGGATAACTACGTGTAGGTTTCCTTGCCTCTCGTCACTAACCTGGCCACTCGTCGCACAAACCCTTGCGCCAGGCATACTTGAACCATGGGTGCTCAGCCGGAGACAGCAGTGGAGATGCCGCCGCGCGGTGTGCTTGGCCTGCGTCCGCCACCGCCCGTGGTGATCGACATCTTTCTCGCCTTCCTGATTATCGCGATGACCTACGCCCCGGTTCCCGGGGATCACTACGTGCGCCCGACCACACTCACTCTCGTGTTTGCCGGCGTCACCATCGTGCTGCTGCCGCTGCGACGCCACTTTCCCCGCACAGCACTGGCGCTCGCGGTCGCCTGCTTCACCATCGTCGCCCTGACCGGAGTCATGTCTTCCGGGCTCATCATGGCGGTTGCCATCATGGTCTTTGGGTACGTCAACCATTCGACTAGGCGACGCGGCATCTTGGTTGCGGTCGGCATTGTCGTGTTTGTGATCGTGCTGAGCATTCCCCTGGCAATCATCGACGGTTTCAGTCCGCGAGTGGTGCAGTTTGCGCTCACCATCGCCGTCGCTGTCGCCGCGGGTGATGCCACCCGCTCACGCAGGCAGTTCATCGAGGCGATCACCGAGCGGGCAAGGCGCGCCGAAGAAACCCGCGAGGCCGAGGCGCGGCGGCGGGTGAGCGAGGAGCGGCTGCGCATCGCTCGGGATCTGCACGACGTTGTCGCGCACCAGATCGCCGTCATCAGTCTCAACGCCGGGGTTGCCACCTCTTCGGTTGATGCGGCTCCGGAGCTCGCCAAGACCTCACTCGCCACGATCCGCGAGGCCTCCCGCTCAGTGCTCAGCGAGATCGGCGACCTCATGGCGATGCTGCGCAGCGACGATGACGGATCGGCCACCGCCTCGACAGCCCCACAGCACGACCTCGGCCAACTCGACCAGCTCATCACCCAGTTCACCGGATCCGGCCTCGACATCACACTCCGTTGCGAAGGAGACCTCACTCGCGTCGGCAGCGCCGCAAGCACCGTGGCCTACCGCGTGATTCAGGAGGCGCTCACCAACGCCCATAAACACGGAGCCGATCATCGCGCGCACCTGCTGGTCGTTGTCGAAGAGAGCGAACTCAGGATCATCGTGACGAACCCGTTCGACGCGGCCGATCCCGATCCTGCGCTGCCCACTCTCCCCACACCAAACGGTGCCGGGCTCGGCCTCATCGGCGTGCGCGAGCGCGTTGCCTCCGTGCGTGGGCAGGTCGAAGCTGGCCCGGCTCCGGGTGGTTGGCGAGTCGCCGCGCGCATTCCTCTTTCAAAGGAGCCCCTCACGTGACCACCGTCCTGGTTGTTGACGATCAGCCACTCATCCGTCAGGCGGTCAGCGCCATTTTGTCGGCGGAGAACGACATCAGTGTTGTCGGCCAGGCGAGCAACGGTGCCGAGGCAGTGCAGCTCACCGCGGCCCTGCGCCCCGACGTGGTGCTCATGGATATTCGAATGCCCGAGATGGACGGGATCACCGCCACCTCGCTGATCTGTGCCGCATTGCCGACTCCAGCTGATGCGCCTCCCGAATCAACGCGGGTGCTGATCCTGACCACCTTTGAAGAGGACGAGTACGTGGTGTCGGCACTGCGGGCGGGCGCGAGCGGGTTTATCGGTAAGGGATCGGAGCCGGAAGACATCTGCCGCGCCGTGCGCGCCATTGCCGCCGGTGACGCGCTGCTCTCGCCGACCGCGACCCGTGCGCTGATCAGTCGTCACCTCACGGCCGCACCCGCCACGCAGCCCGAACCAACCGTCGACCTGGAACACCTCACCGAGCGCGAACGCGAGGTGCTGCTGCTCGTTGCGCGTGGGCAATCGAATCAGGAGATCGCCGATGCACTGTTCATCTCACCCCACACCGCAAAGACACACGTCAATCGGGTGATGTCGAAGCTCAACGCCCACGACCGCGCGCAGCTGGTGATCGCGGGCTACGAGAGCGGGTTGATCGCGCCAGGGGGTTAGACCCAGCCGCAACATACCGCGGATGCTGTACACGGAAATGACCCCGCTGGGCGACGCGCAATCGAGCGCAACGCGCGATTCTGGGAGCATGAACAAAACTGATCCCCACGCGAAGCCGATTCTCGCGGTTTCGCACGTGAACAAAACCTATGGCCAGGGCGCAAACCGCTTCGAGGCCTTGAAAGACATCAGCTTCACGATTCGCGAGGGTGAGAGCGTCGCGATCGTGGGCAAGAGTGGCTCGGGCAAATCGACACTCATGCACGTGCTGGCGCTGCTCGATGCGCCCGACAGCGGCACGATTGAGCTGGAGGGCGTCGATACCCAGTCGCTCAAGGGAGCCAAGCTGAACCGCACGCGCAATAAGACGTTCGGTTTTGTGTTTCAGCAGTTCTTCTTGACGGGCAACGAGAGTGTGCTTGACAACGTGATCCTGCCCCTGAAAATTGCGGGGGTGGGCCGATCCTCTCGTCGCGAGCGCGGCATGGCCGCTCTCGAGCAGCTTGAGCTCGATTCGAAGGCGAAGAACAAGGCGTCTGCGCTCTCGGGCGGCCAGAAACAGCGGGCCGTGATCGCCCGCGCGCTAGTGAATAACCCGCGCATCATCTTCGCCGATGAGCCAACCGGCAACCTCGACTCGGCAACGGGTGCGGTGGTCGAAGATATTCTGTTTACGCTCAATCGAGAGAACGGGATCACGCTCATCGTGGTGACCCACGACGAGGAGTTGGCGGCGCGCTGCGACCGCCGGATTCTGATTCGTGACGGCGAGATCGTCGAAGA is a genomic window containing:
- a CDS encoding sensor histidine kinase, translated to MGAQPETAVEMPPRGVLGLRPPPPVVIDIFLAFLIIAMTYAPVPGDHYVRPTTLTLVFAGVTIVLLPLRRHFPRTALALAVACFTIVALTGVMSSGLIMAVAIMVFGYVNHSTRRRGILVAVGIVVFVIVLSIPLAIIDGFSPRVVQFALTIAVAVAAGDATRSRRQFIEAITERARRAEETREAEARRRVSEERLRIARDLHDVVAHQIAVISLNAGVATSSVDAAPELAKTSLATIREASRSVLSEIGDLMAMLRSDDDGSATASTAPQHDLGQLDQLITQFTGSGLDITLRCEGDLTRVGSAASTVAYRVIQEALTNAHKHGADHRAHLLVVVEESELRIIVTNPFDAADPDPALPTLPTPNGAGLGLIGVRERVASVRGQVEAGPAPGGWRVAARIPLSKEPLT
- a CDS encoding response regulator, with protein sequence MTTVLVVDDQPLIRQAVSAILSAENDISVVGQASNGAEAVQLTAALRPDVVLMDIRMPEMDGITATSLICAALPTPADAPPESTRVLILTTFEEDEYVVSALRAGASGFIGKGSEPEDICRAVRAIAAGDALLSPTATRALISRHLTAAPATQPEPTVDLEHLTEREREVLLLVARGQSNQEIADALFISPHTAKTHVNRVMSKLNAHDRAQLVIAGYESGLIAPGG
- a CDS encoding ABC transporter ATP-binding protein; translated protein: MNKTDPHAKPILAVSHVNKTYGQGANRFEALKDISFTIREGESVAIVGKSGSGKSTLMHVLALLDAPDSGTIELEGVDTQSLKGAKLNRTRNKTFGFVFQQFFLTGNESVLDNVILPLKIAGVGRSSRRERGMAALEQLELDSKAKNKASALSGGQKQRAVIARALVNNPRIIFADEPTGNLDSATGAVVEDILFTLNRENGITLIVVTHDEELAARCDRRILIRDGEIVEDSAVAAQGVAA